The proteins below are encoded in one region of Ricinus communis isolate WT05 ecotype wild-type chromosome 6, ASM1957865v1, whole genome shotgun sequence:
- the LOC8263274 gene encoding stromal 70 kDa heat shock-related protein, chloroplastic: MASSTAQIHVLGGIGFPSSKSRKPSFSFPKKTVFLGSNLKSHQTAAFLRQSNTNARRKYGPLRVVNEKVVGIDLGTTNSAVAAMEGGKPTIVTNAEGQRTTPSVVAYTKNGDRLVGQIAKRQAVVNPENTFFSVKRFIGRKMSEVDEESKQVSYRVVRDENGNVKLDCPAIGKQFAAEEISAQVLRKLVDDASKFLNDKVTKAVVTVPAYFNDSQRTATKDAGRIAGLEVLRIINEPTAASLAYGFEKKNNETILVFDLGGGTFDVSVLEVGDGVFEVLSTSGDTHLGGDDFDKRIVDWLAGNFKRDEGIDLLKDKQALQRLTETAEKAKMELSSLTQTNISLPFITATADGPKHIETTITRAKFEELCSDLLDRLKTPVENSLRDAKLSFKDIDEVILVGGSTRIPAVQELVKKMTGKDPNVTVNPDEVVALGAAVQAGVLSGDVSDIVLLDVTPLSLGLETLGGVMTKIIPRNTTLPTSKSEVFSTAADGQTSVEINVLQGEREFVRDNKSLGSFRLDGIPPAPRGVPQIEVKFDIDANGILSVTAIDKGTGKKQDITITGASTLPSDEVERMVSEAERFAKEDKEKRDAIDTKNQADSVVYQTEKQLKELGDKVPAPVKEKVEAKLKELKDAIEGGSTQGMKDAMAALNQEVMQLGQSLYNQPGAGGAGPAPGGEAGPSSDSSSKGPEGDVIDADFTDSK, translated from the exons atgGCATCATCAACAGCTCAGATTCATGTTTTAGGTGGAATTGGGTTtccttcatcaaaatcaagaaaacccagtttttcttttccaaaaaagACTGTATTTTTAGGTTCTAATCTAAAGTCTCATCAAACGGCGGCGTTTTTAAGACAAAGCAATACTAATGCAAGGAGAAAGTATGGACCTTTGAGAGTAGTGAATGAGAAAGTTGTGGGTATTGATTTGGGTACTACTAATTCAGCAGTTGCAGCTATGGAAGGTGGGAAGCCAACAATAGTGACAAATGCTGAAGGGCAAAGAACGACACCGTCTGTTGTGGCTTATACTAAAAATGGCGATAGGCTTGTTGGACAGATTGCAAAGAGGCAGGCTGTTGTGAACCCTGAAAATACTTTCTTTTCTGTGAAGAGGTTTATTGGGAGAAAGATGTCTGAGGTTGATGAGGAGTCTAAACAGGTTTCTTATAGAGTTGTTCGAGATGAGAATGGAAACGTTAAGTTGGATTGTCCTGCTATTGGTAAACAATTTGCTGCTGAGGAGATTTCAGCTCAG GTTTTAAGGAAGCTTGTAGATGATGCTTCAAAATTTTTGAATGATAAAGTGACTAAAGCTGTAGTTACAGTTCCTGCTTACTTCAATGATTCTCAAAGGACAGCAACAAAGGATGCTGGTCGAATTGCTGGCTTGGAAGTTCTTCGCATAATCAATGAGCCTACTGCTGCTTCATTGGCATATGGGTTTGAAAAGAAGAACAATGAAACCATCCTAGTCTTTGACCTTGGTGGTGGTACATTTGATGTTTCAG TGCTTGAAGTTGGTGATGGAGTTTTTGAAGTGCTCTCTACTTCAGGAGATACACATTTGGGTGGTGATGACTTTGATAAG AGAATTGTTGATTGGCTTGCTGGTAACTTTAAGAGAGATGAAGGCATTGATCTTTTGAAGGACAAACAAGCACTTCAGCGTTTGACTGAGACGGCTGAGAAAGCTAAGATGGAGCTGTCATCTTTGACTCAGACTAATATTAG TTTGCCTTTCATCACTGCTACTGCTGATGGCCCCAAGCACATCGAGACCACAATCACAAGAGCTAAGTTTGAGGAATTGTGTTCTGACCTGCTTGACAG GCTTAAAACACCAGTTGAGAACTCTTTGAGAGATGCTAAACTATCCTTTAAAGATATTGATGAAGTGATACTTGTTGGTGGATCAACTCGTATACCAGCTGTACAGGAACTTGTAAAGAAAATGACTGGAAAGGACCCAAATGTCACTGTGAACCCTGATGAAGTGGTTGCCCTAGGTGCTGCAGTTCAG GCTGGAGTCTTGTCTGGAGATGTTAGTGATATTGTGCTGTTGGATGTCACACCGCTGTCCCTTGGTCTGGAGACTCTTGGTGGGGTTATGACAAAAATCATTCCCAGAAATACTACTCTGCCCACATCCAAATCAGAGGTGTTCTCAACTGCTGCAGATGGACAGACAAGTGTTGAAATTAATGTCCTTCAGGGTGAGAGAGAGTTTGTTAGAGATAATAAATCCCTTGGTAGCTTCCGCCTTGATGGTATTCCTCCAGCACCACGTGGAGTTCCTCAAATTGAAGTTAAATTTGACATTGATGCCAATGGTATTCTCTCTGTTACTGCCATTGACAAGGGCACTGGAAAGAAGCAAGACATCACCATTACTGGTGCTAGCACCTTACCCAGTGATGAG GTTGAGAGGATGGTGAGCGAAGCTGAGAGGTTTGCTAAGGAGGACAAGGAGAAGAGAGATGCCATTGACACGAAGAACCAGGCAGATTCTGTTGTCTACCAGACAGAAAAGCAGCTGAAGGAGCTGGGAGACAAGGTTCCAGCCCCTGTCAAAGAGAAGGTAGAGGCAAAACTGAAGGAGCTCAAGGATGCAATTGAGGGTGGATCAACCCAAGGGATGAAAGACGCCATGGCTGCCCTGAACCAAGAAGTCATGCAGCTTGGCCAGTCACTGTACAATCAACCAGGTGCTGGGGGAGCTGGTCCCGCACCGGGCGGTGAAGCTGGACCTTCTTCTGACTCATCAAGCAAGGGACCTGAAGGAGATGTTATTGATGCAGATTTCACTGACAGCAAGTGA